The region atggtaagttttggtcgaggcttggatggtacggactgtacggcttgtacggccttgtacggacgtccgtaccatactctctctaaactccactctgcctcatctcttcatctcctcaactcctcttctcttctcacttATATGCTTAACTCAACTCAACAGTACTTAGAGAGttagcttgcaaagaatagaacttgataatgccttgtgtctatctgttgcattgcttgtgatattggaaatcaaacttgatgatttattaatcaagttttgacatcaatactattgaaaatggttaaatgcttaatgtcagttctaaattaacttgtcatgttaagatgatagattatattatcCAATCTTACTGGCTTTCATGATttagaaactgattaagattaatgcatactgccttgtTGCTGCCCTTGTttattgttgcatttagattaaagtCTAAGTTGCATATTAAGGAATGgttaaaattgcctaaatactttgacttgaatctgataaggtcttgcttagtatttagagaatggttgcttgcatagataagaacttgacattgtcttgattatatctaatgttataaagcttgagacattggtgatcaaacttgatgaagtcaaggattgatcccaatgcaattgtgtcttatcttggctagagtttgagtgatgtttcaggttcacaaaaggtgttcctagtCATCACCAAATCCGAGTTTAAAGAGAAAGAATGGTGTCCATTGTGTGTGCAATGGAGAGTTACTACAAGAAGGGTGAAGCGCAGATGGTTGTAAAACCCACTTGAAGCTCACTGGTCTTCCTACTACCATTGCAAGtaaactgaagaagaagccaaccgggtctaggcagtggcatgcctattcaagagggtgctcaaactaagacagagcactcttggctgtgtgaagaagaaggctactctatcaaggcggcttctattgtgaggtgattgaagaagtagctgaagcatccacaagcattccatcatggtggcgaattcagaagggtgattgtaataagagaagaagaagaagtggggaTTCAAGTGGCAAATTTAAGAACCACTCTTCATCAGCTTAaccaagggagtaaacctagtctcatctattttaatatgtcttgataggtCTATCTCTTGAGTATACTCTGTGCTTTCCCTaattccattaagagtttatagtttctagtagaatgtctaggctaattgcacTGAAAATGTTTCTGCTGCATTGTCCTATTAATATTTAGTAATGTCTAGAGTTTTAGAATCTCATGTTCGGTTTATTGCATTCTCATGTGTGTTGCCATaacttgaatcatcatgaatgtgttgtagaattgagtagaatgtctctgctgcttgcatcatgattgataaattgctttgcatacataagcattGAAAGAATATGAGATTTGTTTAAGTCATTATGAGAATtatgaagaaggtgaagagaattgagagagagagagagagagagagaatcgcaTAAGACTAAAGAGAATACATGTTGTGTCTGGTTACATCCTTGATTCATGTTGTGTCTGGTTACATCCTTAATATAGACTACAAGTTGATATACTAAGACAAACAAGAAACTATAAACAATGTAGACAAATAGGACAAGCTGAGCTCGGACAGGTGAGGTGATAGTGACCTCTCGCCaatctctctcttccttaacctcacATGTGATCTTGCTTTGTTCCTTAGCTTCCAACGGTCACCTCCTTTATATTAAACAACTCCAGGGACTTAGGATGCTCTTACACGTGATCTCATGTCAATGCCTTACCATTACTTGCCTTGATATCCAAGCTAGGTTAAGGGAGAGATATCCGTACACCCTTGTACGGATGCGCCACTTAATTCCTCATCAAGCATGCTTCTCTTGATCTCTACTTCTTGTTTATACTCTGAAtgtcttcatgtcaacactccccctcaagcttgacagtggagagtgtcaagcttggaaaGGCATGAAgtattccctcattaaaacctttacttggaaaaaccacttgggataaaaaccaagcaaaggaaaaagagtagaacactccatggtgaggggatcATTGACATGGAATGTTTATGAGTCCAAGCCTTGGAAGGatggactcacaaactttgctgctggctgccttggtgaagatgtcagccagctgatcctcacttcttgtgTAACATGGGAGGATCACTTGTtgctctactgcttgtctcaccttgtgacagtccacttctatatgcttagtcctctcatggaacacagagtttgatgcaatgtgtattgctgcctgattgtcacaatgcatagtcattggcgtggagatctctatgcccaagtcctttagcagtcccttgatccatatgagttcactagtaagcttcctcatagatcggtactctgcctcagcacttgagcaagagaccaccttctgcttcttgctcttccatgtgACTAGATTTCCTCCAATAaaggtgcaatagcctgtggttgatctcctatcaactcgatctccagcccaatcagcatcacaatacccaacaacttcagtactcttgttgcaagccatccacaCTCCTTGACCTGGCGCCTCTCTTAAGTatctcaagatcctttccaccatgttccaatgatgtaccttaggagcttgcatatgttggctcacttggttcacagcaaaacacacATCCGGCCTTGTGATAGTAAGATAGATAAGCTTCCCAACCATTCTTCTATACCTCTTGACATCCTCAAAGGGAGTTGcatcaacctccccctcacgcataaccttgtagccttcttctagtggtgtcttggccactcttcctccaaggtctcctgcctcctttagaatgtccaaagtatactttctttgggacagaaacaatccttccttagttctgcacatctcaatgccgaggaagtacttcagcTCTCCTAGatccttgatgtcaaatgcAGTcttgaggaatgtcttggtTGAGTTGATTCCCTCCTTGTTACTACCAGTGTGAGAGTAAAGAGTGTATGATcagcttgagacttcacaaagcctcttcCATTCAGTGTAGCACTTAGCTTGTGGTACCAGGCTCTTGGTGATTACTTTAAGCCATAGATAGCTTTTCTGAGTCTAagaacattccctggtttcaccatctcttccattccgggaggtggcctcatgtatacttcatcttctagtttaccttgcaagaaagcattcttcacatccatttgccaaagatcccactctaGGTTCACTGCTAGTGAGAGAACTATCCGGATTGtatgaagcttggccactggtgcaaaggtgtctagatagtcttctccatacaCTTGTGTGTATCCCCTTGCCACCAGCctggtcttctttctttctggtttcccatttgcaagatacttgatggtgtgtatgagtctactggtcacggctttcttccctcttggaagctctgtctcataccaggtgttgtttCTTTCCATagctcccatttcatcattcactgattccctccattcatcattgtccatagcttctgcatatgttcttggtatccattcctgatccaatgaacccacaaaggcttgatgttcttctggatagtaAGCAAGGGAGCACACGGCACTGGGTGGATGAGCTACTGCCTCTGCGTTGAAGTATACTCTAgtgttgttccagtttgaaACCGGTTTCCTCTGTCTTGTGCTTCTCCTAAGCTGCTGCACCTCTTGTACATCTTCTTGTCCACTTGATTCGACTCCTCCAGAGTTCACATCAGTGGTTTGGTCAGCCTCTTGCTGCATCTGCTCATCCGGATCATGAACATTAGGATCATTGCTCTCAGCCTCATGATCATTGTTGTTCCCCCATTCAGGATCAGGATGAGGATGTGGGGTTGTGGTAGAATCTTGTGGAGCTCTCACTGTCTCCGGAACAGCTCCAGTCTCCTGAGTGCCAGCAGATGGAAACAAACTGATTCCCAAGTTCTGCATAAGCCGCCTTAGTGTGTCTGCTCTGTCCGAGGAAGGTTGAGAGAGATCTTTGAGCTCATCCCAACTTTTCTTCTCAAAGTATCCTCTGGATTccacaaacttcacatctctggAGACTAAGACCTTCCTGGCCTCTGGAACATAGCATTTATACCCCTTTTGGGTAGTGGAATAGCCAAGAAAAACTGCCTTGGTGCTCCGTGGctcaagcttgtttctctgtcCATCTGGCTGCAAGACATAACACAAGCAACCAAATACACGTAAATGATCAATAGAGGGTTTTCTTTTGTTCAGTACCTCATATGGTGTGAGGTCACCAAGGATTCTGGTTGGAGTGCGGTTGATCAGATAACATGCTGTCATGACTGCATCACTCCAGAACCGCTTAGGAACATTGGTCTGAAACATCATGGATCTGGCCACGCCCATAAGGTGCCGGtttttctctcagccactccattctgTTGGGGTGTATATGGACAGCTCGTTTGATGAAGTATTCCATGCTTGGCTAGGTAATTTTTGAAACCATGACTTGTGTATTCCCCCCCATTGTCTGACCTGAACACTTTGATCTTAACATTGAATTGATTAGTTATGTAAGTTTGGAAGTTAATGAAAGCATCTAGCACTCTATCTTTAGTTGGAATCATAGTCAGCCAAGTATATTTTGATTTCTGATCtataaatgtgacaaaatacttatgattctccCTAGATATGCatggtgcagtccaaacatcagagtgtataagatcaaagcaattttcatagatTGTAGATGACTTAGGGAAAACGGTCTTGCAATGTTTACCAAGGATACAAGCTTCACAGCcatcatttttaaaagaaatatcagGTAACAACAAGTTCAGTGCACGGGAGTGAGGATggcctagcctagcatgccacaatacATCATGATCTAAGACAGGTATTGAACTAAAAGCTGAAGATAAATAAGAAGGAGTCTTGGCGTCTTCAAGAAGGTAGAGATCTCCCTTTGTCACACCTTTGCCAATCAACTTAAGagtctcaatatcctgaaacacAACTTCATTAGGGCTAAATATGACATTACAATTTAGATCAGTGGTAGCCCTTTTTACAGAAAGAAGGTTAGAGGCAAAAGTAGGCATGTAGAAAGCTTTAGAGTCTTTATCAAACAGCTTAAGTGTTCCTACTCCCTTAATTGGAATTTtatcaccattagctatcatcacaTTTCCTATCACAGGTTCTATGTTACTAATCAAGTTaacatcacttatcatatggtgAGAGGCGCCTGAGTCTATAACTAAAGGCTTAACTCTCTCAGTTTGGTGAGCTACTTGATAAGAAGTAAAGAGACCTCTAGGCGTGTGATAAGTAGCATTAAGAGAAGTTCCAAGGGTGTTACCggactccttaagagctttgatgagagCCTCAATGTCAGACTTCTTGATGGTATCATCATGGCCCTGCTTCTTCTCCTCAACAGCTTGAGAGCGGTTGGATGTTTCTCCAATGTCACCCGAGTAGTTGGCCCTTCCTTCAGTTCTGAATTTGGCCGGTTTGAGATGTGGGTGAAGgatccagcacttgtccttcCCATGACCCTTCTTCTTGCAGTGGTCACACACCCACACCTTCCTATCCTCAGGCTTATAGTAtcctttgttggctactccggcaggtttgtTCTCGGCCccttcagcttgattggccatcaccatctctccctttctcttaaagagacccactgagccgtgctccttTTGAATCTCCGCACACACTTCATCAAGGGAGggaagctccttgttcctcagtatgtgcctgattaggtcatcataccctgggttAAGGGTAAGTAGtaaggcaaagaccttatccTGCTCTCTCCTCTCATGGAGAACATCTGGGTCGACAGTGGCTGGCCTGAGCATCTCTAACTCGGCCCATAGggaccggaacttcccaaagtgagcatcaaagtctgtgtcctcttgactgAGAGAGTTGATGGCTCCTTTCACTTCATACACCTTGCTTATGTTGGATTTATTAGCATATACCTTCTTAAGAGTGTCCCACAACTCTTTGGAGGTCTCACAAAAAgcataagcctcttggagagaaggagcgaggctattctggatgatagacaacaccatgaggtcctcctgacctttcttcttctccccaGCATCCGCAATCACCACctctttgccatcctctcctaggacagtcttcttggtggggcggccttcttcaacaatttcccaaagacctctgcctccgagagctgttttggcaagtcttgcccatgtcaggtagttaggacccttgagTGTGACTGGTATCATCACCATCTTTGTGTTCTCagaggtatccatcaagagagaaaagaaaagagaaggtTTCGGATGGTTTTTGCTAttttttggcaaattctggaaacaaagaatcaagaacaagatgaactttgccaaaaatagaatttagaacTCAGAGAATTTtcggaagaaagaaaaaaaggtttaggtctcaagagtaaggttgctctgataccatgaaagaaTATGAGATTTGTTTAAGTCATTATGAGAATtatgaagaaggtgaagagaattgagagagagagagagagaatcgcaTAAGACTAAAGAGAAGAGGAACTCATTTCCTTGATTCATGTTGTGTCTGGTTACATCCTTAATATAGACTACAAGTTGCTATACTAAGACAAACAAGAAACTATAAACAATGTAGACAAATAGGACAAGCTGAGCTCGGACAGGTGAGGTGATAGTGACCTCTCGCCaatctctctcttccttaacctcacATGTGATCTTGCTTTGTTCCTTAGCTTCCAACGGTCACCTCCTTTATATTAAACAACTCCAGGGACTTAGGATGCTCTTACACGTGATCTCATGTCAATGCCTTACCATTACTTGCCTTGATATCCAAGCTAGGTTAAGGGAGAGATATCCGTACACCCTTGTACGGATGCGCCACTTAATTCCTCATCAAGCATGCTTCTCTTGATCTCTACTTCTTGTTTATACTCTGAATGTCTTCATGTCAACAAGCATGACTCATACTGTCTTAAATTCAATCCTAttgttatctgatgctattgcctatgtttaatccatcaatgaaagtcttgcatcaattagaaattgtctaagttgcttgcatcattggttttgattgaaactgttgtgcatagctttaatattgctcatggattgaacctgttgcattcatatagctaatactttaagattgtgcattcatgtagtaatgcatttaaaaatgagcctaaattgcaaatgtactgatgtaaggtttgcatttagagaacttaagtatagaacttgcattgtcattgttagaaattgaaatctgcttgtcttgactcagtccagttctgattgttgctatgccatagttaaatccatcagtgatgtcttataagcatttagaagtatgtctaagctacttgaatcattggctttgataaaactagtgagcataagcatgaattgagtcactcttgtcgccttgattgcataagtatcatctctagacttgtgttccatttggattgaatctgtttcattcatatagttagtgtttaacctaatgcattcatctattgttgcatttaaaaaaaaaattgaattgattgtcttgattgtctagcttgtttcaagtatcatatattattgtggcattggtgatcaaacatgatggataatcttggtttgatcccaatgggatgatctgatcttgcattgagttgtggtggtgttaggtacacaaggaatgtgatacatgtaactcgccaacaaccaagaatgtaaagacaaaggtcttgtgccattgcatatcatcactaggacatgttagtccataatctacaggaagtgtagtgtgattgagtatgcaatgagagatggccattgtataataccattggacatatctagtccctagtctacaggaagtgtagcatgggtcattatgcaatgagaagtgtgtcttgtgagactctatatggtgattcaaacaccctagttcctggttaaggaagagagtaaactcacaagaagaaagctatcataaaagatgatagttattagaccatggagatgcataggatcatcacaagcttagctccttctagtctcggttctaagcttgtgggggagtcttaatgcatatgatccatggtcagtaacaagtctttgcaaaggCTTCTACAAAGGTATCATCAACCGAGccaagtcagtggcgtgtctaggcaagaggctgttcagagcagtcttggcaagtgaggaagaaggctatccatcaatgcggcttcaatgagaggtgattgaggagaagctgatgaatccattctgcctttccaagaagttgatgatgccatgaagatggtgcattggccgagttaggaaactcacaaaaacacaagggaaatTCCCTTAagacttttaaaactcttttcaatcctttttcattcatcttattcattgcttgtgttTGAAAAGATACTGATAATgtttatgattgaattgtgagattgtgtgcatcaattgggatgcaggatattcattttcttggtgttgataggtactgatgcacctttgggataatgtatcaggtaccattgcttgatgCCTCATTAAACAGTTCCGGGTCATCTCTTAGCTTCTCTAAAgaggctgtgaagtcagttgagagggggagaatTCAAACCgtttccatgaagaggtgaagctgaagtgtgaagtgtaggcaaagctgtgaagagttgctgcacctattaggccgtgatccagagcttcttgtgtccaaccacattAGTTCTAAGGCACgagagctcactggccaatccctaggctttggagagctctactctttttcccttgcaaggttttgtcccaatgggttttccttgtaaggtttttaatgagggagactcttcagagttccaagcttggcttaggatctcctaaagtcaagcttgagggggagtgttgacttGAAGAGTGAAATGGAGCCAAAAGAGAAGTATGGAGGAGTTTGGGTCTGGTGCAAAGTTAGGGCAACCCAAAACATGATCTGGTTCATCTATTGAAGAAGCTTGGTGAAGTTGTGCAAATATAGGGCGAGGTACGGACATcaggtccgtaccatcaacCGTACGGATGAGCAGGCCGTACCACTTTACTCGGATTGACCCGAAATGGAGATGTGCAAACTTAGGGAGCAAGGAGGAGTTATCTGAGCTTGTGACTGTTGGGAATGGATAAGAGAGGAGCTGGGCGTGACCTGTTGCTAGCTGGAAAGTAGCTGGTCAAaaaaaggtaaagcaccttttgACCATGGAACACACAAGGCTCCATCTTATCCATCCATTTCAAACATGGGCAATCTGAACCATCCAAGCTTCTCTTACCAGATTCCTTTAGCCAATCAGAGACCATTGCCAAGATTGTGAAGACCAGATCCAAGACTACATCCTAGCCATTCATTCTCAAGTCATTTTTAGCCATTAGATTAAGGGTTTATGATTGCAAACTTGTAAAGCCTATATAAAGGCTATGTGTGGACGTTTTTGTAACccttaagtgagtaagggggtttcccctctccttctctaatctgaaacactaatcttcagtctcttattctctcagtctctctagtctcttaagtctcttaatctctgtcCTTAAAGTCTCTCATACactcataaacactctcaccaatctctctctctatatcacctagaacaagctctaatcattcttcattgaagcttatacacacacacatactaccagagtaaagatctctttaaaaatcatagagaatcaccaggaagttgaataaatctcataggagttgggatgaagaagttatcccacattcaaatcaggtgattccggtttcccagtttgggaatagcatagcttctttgtcgttccagtcaaacctgaatgaatcactttgtgagaagctttactttggatacataaagtgctggagaatcaccaggaagttgaataaatctcatagcagtttggatgaagaagttatcccactttcaaatcaggtgattccagtttcccagtttgggaatagaacagcttcttcgtcgttccaatcaaaccaggatgaatctatttgtgagaagcttgatttagatacataaacttgtggagaatcaccaggaagttgaataaatctcataggagttggcaagaagaagttatcccactttcaaatcaggtgattccagttttccagtttggtaatagcacagcttcttcgtcgttccaatcaaaccaggatgaatctttttgtgagaagcttgatttagatacataaactggttgagaatcaccaggaagttgaataaatctcataggagttggcaagaagaagttatcccactttcaaatcaggtgattccagtttcccagtttgggaatagcacagcttcttcgtcgttccaatcaaacctggatgaatctctttgtgagaagcttgatttggatacataaatgttgagttgagttgattatatgagtatggagagaagaggagttgaagagaagaagagatggagaagcttagggagtttgggagtgaatggtacggacgtccgtacaaggccgtacatggccgtaccgtccgtaccaaaggtctcgaccaaaacttacccaacctcgaccaagtgaaacggtaacaaggaaatgttaccttggggacttaaggagaagggatcagaccgttgagtggataagggaagagcgtgccaggctggaacaggctgtaaagaggcaaagcgtgtgagccttatcatccaatcatccggaaagcaaccttgactctatatgcttcaatagtgcccatttcacctcttgtaaacccttatgctttccatataaatatgtaacctcactcattaataagattatgcagtttgagtctctctaatctcttagacactatggttctctcttagactctaaacggctctctctagtctcttaatctttcacaaacttctcttaatcacttcttaaactctctctttattctgattactctaaggatctcttaatctcatatggtatcagagccaggttcatttgaatctggggtttgatctttagagagttacaagctaacggctttgaagctacacgcgagtagtcttgaaggtgttgaagctgtgatacgttctagttgaagctgtgctacgttctgtgtgtttgcgtgattctagactcaaggttgtgtgtacgagattcaagattcaagttttcaagtcaagcaaagatggaacatgggatgaacatgaggatgaaggtagcggttactttcaaaggtagcaactaccttgtgtggtctcggatggtgaagactgcggtgggaagtaagggtttgtgggggcacatcacaacaggggaggctccgaaactcattactcagggaggagatcaagaagaggtctccaatgaagcggctgtggagaaatggcaacaagaagacatgctggtgatgacggttctacacgcatccttggacccagctatcttggatgcctacagctactgtgaatcagccaaggagctgtgggacacgctgaagaaggtgtatgggaacacttccaacctcagccgtgtgtttgaagtgaagctagcgatcaaccgtcttgcacaagaggacatggagttcactaagcacttggggaggttcaggtccttatggtcagagctggagatgctgaggccgagcacaactgatccagatcagttgaatgagaggcgcgagcaagacaaggtctttgggttgcttctcacactgaacccggcctacactcaactcatccagcacatgctaaggtcagacaagcttccggaccttgaggaggtgtgtgcgcaaatccaaagggagcagggatctatggggttgtttggaggaaagggggagctctctcttgccaatcaagcagctcatgaggactcaaccgagactccacaagcaaacaaggcatctcacgggaagtacgaggacaggaagttcaatggcaactgtgatcattgcaagaagcatggtcataagaagagccaatgctggatacttacacccacacctcaagccggccaagttcatgaaggagcgtgagggaagggcaaatgtgactgaaggttcaagtggagctggcaccagcaaggcagtgaagtggatgggcttggaggcaatgatgggaatgggaagtctctggtggcttacacaggcgcctcaagctcac is a window of Brassica rapa cultivar Chiifu-401-42 unplaced genomic scaffold, CAAS_Brap_v3.01 Scaffold0233, whole genome shotgun sequence DNA encoding:
- the LOC117129896 gene encoding uncharacterized protein LOC117129896, translated to MVMANQAEGAENKPAGVANKGYYKPEDRKVWVCDHCKKKGHGKDKCWILHPHLKPAKFRTEGRANYSGDIGETSNRSQAVEEKKQGHDDTIKKSDIEALIKALKESGNTLGTSLNATYHTPRGLFTSYQVAHQTERVKPLVIDSGASHHMISDVNLISNIEPVIGNVMIANGDKIPIKGVGTLKLFDKDSKAFYMPTFASNLLSVKRATTDLNCNVIFSPNEVVFQDIETLKLIGKGVTKGDLYLLEDAKTPSYLSSAFSSIPVLDHDVLWHARLGHPHSRALNLLLPDISFKNDGCEACILVMTACYLINRTPTRILGDLTPYEPDGQRNKLEPRSTKAVFLGYSTTQKGYKCYVPEARKVLVSRDVKFVESRGYFEKKSWDELKDLSQPSSDRADTLRRLMQNLGISLFPSAGTQETGAVPETVRAPQDSTTTPHPHPDPEWGNNNDHEAESNDPNVHDPDEQMQQEADQTTDVNSGGVESSGQEDVQEVQQLRRSTRQRKPVSNWNNTRVYFNAEAVAHPPSA